One genomic region from Mesotoga sp. UBA6090 encodes:
- a CDS encoding ABC transporter ATP-binding protein — protein MKTLDVKNLTSKIGKFDLGPIDLSVEKGEIVGLIGPSGCGKTLLLRTIAGLQEPLSGKVAINEEDVTFLEPHLRGLAFVFQDNALFPHMDTHDNIAFPLSVMKDREADAKVSKRAGELDGLSHYLDHWPKELPAGMKKLTAFARETVKKFNIIMLDEPFERLDKKIRTELRLMIKRLLMALGESVLIVLNDPEDAMAITDRVYIMDLGTIVRQGSPTEIYDEPDSLFVMELFSVMGINRVGGRAFRPQDVQVDGEGEEFTPEHCGPYDSKRIICNGKLEGEDVTLMLPIECRDMDSIFIRITRFFDL, from the coding sequence ATGAAAACTCTCGACGTGAAGAATCTGACCAGTAAGATCGGAAAGTTCGATCTCGGGCCTATCGATCTCTCTGTGGAAAAAGGGGAGATTGTAGGTCTTATAGGACCTTCAGGCTGCGGCAAAACGCTATTATTAAGAACTATTGCCGGACTCCAAGAGCCGCTCTCTGGAAAAGTGGCGATTAACGAGGAAGATGTGACCTTTCTGGAACCGCATCTACGGGGACTCGCATTTGTGTTTCAAGATAACGCTTTGTTTCCTCATATGGATACCCACGATAACATTGCATTTCCACTCTCGGTGATGAAGGACAGGGAGGCCGATGCCAAGGTCAGTAAAAGGGCAGGAGAGCTTGATGGCCTGTCTCACTACCTTGACCATTGGCCGAAGGAACTCCCGGCAGGAATGAAGAAGCTTACCGCATTTGCGAGAGAGACGGTGAAGAAGTTCAATATTATAATGCTGGATGAACCGTTCGAGAGACTCGACAAAAAGATTAGAACTGAGCTGAGGCTGATGATCAAGAGACTACTGATGGCGTTAGGAGAGTCCGTTCTTATAGTGTTGAACGACCCGGAAGATGCAATGGCCATTACAGATAGAGTTTACATTATGGATCTCGGAACCATAGTGCGACAAGGTTCTCCGACGGAGATCTATGATGAACCGGATTCTCTCTTTGTCATGGAGCTCTTCTCTGTCATGGGAATCAACAGAGTTGGTGGAAGAGCATTTAGACCTCAGGACGTCCAAGTGGACGGCGAGGGTGAGGAGTTCACTCCAGAACATTGCGGACCCTACGATTCGAAGCGAATCATCTGCAACGGGAAGTTAGAAGGAGAAGACGTCACTTTGATGCTGCCAATTGAGTGCAGGGACATGGACTCGATCTTCATTAGAATCACCAGGTTTTTCGATCTGTAA
- a CDS encoding ornithine carbamoyltransferase has product MSSILRGKDFITTQDFRRTEIDLMLDLSADLKRRFATNDPTPLLPYQTVFLMFFDQSTRTRNSMEAGITQLGGHAHYLDPSTMQTAHGEVPRDTAMILSRYGHAIAVRHCKFKAGNPYLRSLAEHADVPVLNLQDDVYHPMQVMADMMTIRERFGTNLNGLKVAITWAYAESHLKPLSVPQSQILLFTRYGMDVKLAYPKGFDLMPDIVDQARLNAEESGAKFDILHDMDEAFKDADIVIPKSWGGFYVSDDPQEIMTEVRKNKDWICTPERMKLANKRAVYMHALPADRGREVVDEVIDGPQSIVIDEAENRLHTSKAVMALTMGGRP; this is encoded by the coding sequence ATGAGTAGCATTCTGAGAGGCAAAGACTTCATTACTACGCAGGATTTCAGAAGAACGGAAATTGACCTTATGCTCGATCTGTCTGCTGATCTGAAGAGAAGATTCGCAACGAATGATCCCACACCTTTGCTTCCCTATCAGACGGTATTCTTGATGTTTTTCGATCAATCCACGAGAACTCGAAATTCGATGGAAGCGGGAATAACCCAGCTTGGTGGTCATGCTCACTATCTAGATCCTTCAACGATGCAAACGGCTCATGGAGAGGTTCCGCGAGACACGGCCATGATTCTTTCGAGATACGGCCACGCTATTGCCGTCAGGCACTGCAAGTTCAAGGCGGGGAATCCTTACCTGAGATCTCTTGCCGAACATGCAGATGTCCCAGTTCTCAATCTCCAGGATGACGTCTATCATCCTATGCAGGTTATGGCAGATATGATGACAATTCGAGAAAGATTCGGGACAAACTTGAACGGTCTTAAAGTCGCAATAACCTGGGCCTACGCCGAGAGCCATCTCAAGCCTCTTTCCGTTCCGCAGTCTCAGATTCTTCTCTTCACTAGATACGGTATGGACGTGAAGTTAGCATATCCGAAAGGCTTCGATTTGATGCCCGACATAGTTGATCAGGCAAGACTTAACGCAGAAGAGAGTGGGGCCAAGTTCGACATACTTCACGACATGGATGAGGCATTCAAAGATGCAGATATTGTGATTCCGAAGTCATGGGGAGGATTTTATGTATCGGATGATCCTCAGGAGATCATGACGGAGGTGAGGAAGAATAAAGACTGGATTTGCACCCCTGAGAGAATGAAGCTGGCAAACAAGAGAGCGGTCTACATGCACGCGCTTCCAGCCGATCGAGGACGCGAAGTCGTTGATGAAGTGATCGACGGTCCGCAATCAATCGTAATAGACGAGGCTGAAAACAGACTTCACACCTCCAAGGCGGTCATGGCTCTCACAATGGGTGGAAGACCGTGA
- a CDS encoding YgeY family selenium metabolism-linked hydrolase, which translates to MGVTKVSRDLLTKAETYREELTKFLGDLVSIKSFSAGEREVVQRIRKEMEKVGFDEVRIDGLGNILGRIGSGKRVIAMDAHIDTVEVGNEKLWKVDPFGGVVSDGVIYGRGASDQKAGMAAMVYGARIMKEEGLLGDFTLYVTGTVMEEDCDGLCWRYIIKEDGIRPDYVVITEPTNLNIYRGHRGRMELQVRTSGLSCHASAPERGINAIYKMSRIIAEIERLNERLTDDFFLGKGTIAVTQIFFKSPSQNAVADECTIQLDRRLTAGETKETVIRELQEVIQMAGEEAEIVELFYERPSYTGTVYPVEKYFPTWVMEEDSEIVLKTVNTYREVFGEEPFIDKWTFSTNGIATAGVFSIPTIGFGPANEIFAHSPDDQCPVDHLVRAAAMYALLPLRLSQ; encoded by the coding sequence ATGGGAGTGACAAAAGTGTCGAGAGATCTTCTTACCAAGGCTGAGACATACCGCGAGGAACTAACCAAATTTCTTGGAGACCTTGTAAGTATAAAGAGTTTCTCCGCCGGCGAAAGAGAAGTGGTCCAGAGAATTCGAAAAGAGATGGAGAAGGTTGGATTCGATGAAGTTAGGATAGATGGACTGGGGAATATTCTGGGCAGAATCGGATCCGGCAAGAGAGTGATTGCAATGGACGCCCACATCGATACCGTCGAGGTTGGAAACGAGAAGCTCTGGAAAGTAGATCCCTTCGGAGGAGTGGTCTCTGACGGAGTAATCTACGGAAGGGGAGCTTCCGATCAGAAAGCCGGAATGGCGGCAATGGTCTATGGAGCCAGGATAATGAAAGAAGAGGGGCTTCTGGGAGACTTCACTCTCTACGTTACAGGGACGGTAATGGAAGAGGACTGCGACGGTCTCTGCTGGAGATACATAATCAAGGAAGACGGCATAAGACCGGATTATGTCGTCATTACCGAACCGACAAACTTGAACATATACAGGGGGCACAGGGGAAGAATGGAGCTGCAAGTGAGAACCTCGGGACTCTCCTGTCACGCGAGTGCTCCCGAGCGCGGGATTAACGCAATCTACAAGATGAGCCGAATCATTGCAGAAATCGAGAGATTAAATGAAAGGCTCACGGACGATTTCTTCCTGGGAAAGGGAACGATAGCGGTAACACAGATATTCTTCAAATCCCCTTCGCAGAACGCCGTTGCCGACGAGTGCACTATTCAGCTCGACAGGAGGCTTACAGCCGGAGAGACAAAAGAGACGGTTATCAGAGAGCTGCAAGAGGTCATTCAAATGGCCGGAGAAGAGGCGGAAATTGTCGAACTCTTCTATGAAAGGCCTTCCTATACGGGAACCGTTTATCCCGTCGAGAAGTACTTCCCAACGTGGGTAATGGAAGAGGACAGCGAAATAGTTCTAAAGACCGTAAACACCTACAGAGAAGTCTTCGGTGAGGAGCCTTTCATTGACAAGTGGACATTCTCAACTAATGGAATCGCAACCGCCGGTGTTTTCTCGATCCCAACAATTGGATTTGGCCCAGCAAATGAGATCTTCGCACACAGTCCAGACGATCAATGTCCTGTCGATCATCTGGTAAGGGCGGCGGCAATGTATGCCCTTCTTCCATTAAGGCTTTCACAATAG
- a CDS encoding MFS transporter, protein MNLSIFFFEVLIYASLATKNLLGQYFDISGFSSTEIGILMAVLPVVSLVSSPLWFKISSRLGQNRIYYIVSLSSAVCIWPIFAASDFMTSLLFMILFSLFFSGVVPLGDSIIMTIIKKTGGRFDRVRLFGTMGFAATSLLLSSLVGISFFWLFAATSVVLAFSPIFLEKKPGESRTAAPENSTGAGSLLQFSMMTIGMFFGITLNSFHNSFIAVFTRQNGMDPSVVGIVFAITALSEIPFLLVADRIIEKIGSMKILLFGMAVIGVRMILVSFATNVYALYLVESLHGLTYILMYYSLFHFIHYGLSGRRQIFAQSVFWIVRSGLTFIVGSIGGGIIIDTFSVFIAFRLFGFVGLLSAIIMTVVYFAVRRSEPDSG, encoded by the coding sequence TTGAATCTGAGTATTTTCTTCTTTGAAGTTCTAATTTATGCGAGTCTGGCGACTAAGAATCTGCTTGGTCAATATTTCGACATCTCGGGTTTTTCCTCAACCGAAATCGGGATACTGATGGCGGTACTGCCTGTCGTCTCGCTAGTTTCCAGTCCTCTGTGGTTCAAAATCAGCTCTAGACTGGGTCAGAATAGAATCTATTATATCGTATCTCTTTCTTCAGCCGTATGCATCTGGCCCATATTTGCAGCAAGCGATTTCATGACATCCTTGCTCTTCATGATCCTCTTCTCTCTCTTCTTTTCGGGAGTCGTTCCACTCGGTGATTCGATAATAATGACGATTATCAAGAAAACTGGGGGCCGTTTTGATCGCGTGAGGCTTTTTGGCACGATGGGGTTTGCAGCTACCTCTCTGTTGTTAAGCAGTCTCGTCGGGATTAGTTTCTTCTGGTTATTTGCTGCCACATCCGTTGTTCTCGCCTTTTCACCGATATTTCTAGAGAAAAAGCCCGGCGAATCGAGAACAGCAGCCCCGGAAAACTCTACCGGTGCAGGTTCCCTTCTTCAATTTTCTATGATGACTATCGGAATGTTTTTTGGAATAACGTTGAACTCCTTCCATAATTCTTTCATTGCGGTCTTCACAAGGCAGAACGGCATGGATCCCTCGGTCGTTGGGATTGTCTTCGCAATTACCGCTCTTTCAGAGATTCCCTTCCTGTTGGTTGCCGACAGGATAATCGAGAAAATTGGCAGTATGAAGATCCTGCTATTCGGCATGGCAGTAATTGGGGTCAGGATGATTCTTGTCTCCTTTGCGACAAACGTTTACGCGCTCTATTTGGTGGAATCGTTGCACGGTTTGACATATATTCTAATGTATTACTCCCTTTTTCACTTCATCCATTATGGACTTTCCGGCAGGCGACAGATTTTCGCTCAAAGTGTCTTCTGGATTGTAAGGTCGGGACTAACATTCATCGTGGGGTCAATCGGAGGCGGAATAATTATCGATACATTCTCAGTTTTCATTGCCTTCAGGCTCTTTGGATTTGTCGGGCTCTTATCCGCAATCATTATGACGGTCGTTTACTTTGCGGTTCGAAGATCGGAACCGGATTCAGGATGA
- a CDS encoding glycerophosphodiester phosphodiesterase family protein, which translates to MRVILKSMAIIVLLSISTALYANAEFDVQGHRGCRGLMPENTIAAFTYALKLPVDTIELDTVVTKDGVVVINHEAYLNPQRTRKDGQFILEKILIKDLTYEELKEFDIGRLSEPEVWPEQTQLDGQRVPSLEEVLSLVHEYNSSHEKSVKVNIEIKHFPDRPSDTIDLTEHVRKVLEILSEKGFEELATIQSFNWEALKISKELEPSVHTVALVSQTNLDKPIWTAGLRLRNFGFDIGRMLVSIGCSVISPSYSLMTDGWVESAHQSGLKIVPWTVNDPQEMERLIDLGVDGIITDYPDRLIELLSKR; encoded by the coding sequence ATGAGAGTTATCCTGAAATCTATGGCAATTATCGTTCTTCTTTCTATTTCAACGGCGCTTTACGCGAACGCAGAGTTCGATGTGCAGGGCCACCGCGGCTGCAGGGGTCTCATGCCCGAGAATACTATAGCCGCCTTCACCTACGCTCTGAAACTGCCTGTTGACACCATAGAGCTTGACACGGTAGTCACCAAGGACGGTGTCGTGGTGATCAATCATGAAGCGTATCTCAATCCACAGCGGACAAGAAAAGACGGGCAATTCATACTAGAGAAGATTCTCATAAAGGATCTTACTTACGAAGAGCTCAAAGAGTTCGACATTGGAAGGCTTAGCGAACCGGAAGTCTGGCCAGAGCAGACCCAGCTGGATGGACAGCGAGTTCCATCGCTGGAAGAAGTGCTTTCTCTGGTTCATGAATATAACAGTTCACACGAAAAATCGGTTAAGGTGAACATTGAGATCAAACATTTCCCCGATAGGCCTTCAGACACAATCGACCTGACAGAACATGTTCGGAAAGTCCTGGAAATACTTTCTGAAAAAGGCTTTGAGGAGCTAGCAACAATACAGTCCTTCAACTGGGAGGCGCTCAAGATTTCGAAGGAGCTTGAACCCTCAGTTCATACTGTCGCTCTTGTGTCGCAAACTAATCTGGACAAGCCGATCTGGACTGCCGGTCTGAGATTGAGAAACTTCGGATTCGACATCGGAAGAATGCTGGTCAGCATCGGCTGCAGTGTAATTTCACCCAGTTACTCGTTGATGACTGACGGCTGGGTGGAGAGCGCTCATCAATCCGGTTTAAAGATTGTTCCCTGGACTGTCAATGATCCCCAGGAGATGGAAAGATTGATTGATCTTGGCGTTGACGGGATCATTACCGATTATCCCGATAGGCTTATTGAGCTGCTTTCGAAGCGATAG